A window of the Lactobacillus amylovorus DSM 20531 genome harbors these coding sequences:
- the phoU gene encoding phosphate signaling complex protein PhoU: protein MRIRFDDELDELHKSMVEIGELCKDTITETTDTLFTGDTHEANDSINLYHRIHKNEREIEDSCLRLLMEQQPVATDLRVISASLKVVYDLERIGEIAADISELVLNDHLSVANDMINLKEMSRAATEMVNDSITALVKADKDLAETVIRRDDQVDGFFNHAKETLVKSFKEDGNPEYLLNLLMVAKYFEKIGDHAVNIARWAKFVETGPAGR, encoded by the coding sequence ATGAGAATTAGATTTGATGACGAGTTGGATGAATTGCACAAGTCCATGGTCGAAATTGGTGAGTTGTGCAAGGACACCATTACGGAAACGACGGATACTTTGTTTACAGGGGATACGCACGAGGCAAATGATTCTATCAATTTGTACCATCGGATTCACAAGAATGAACGGGAAATTGAAGACAGCTGCCTGCGCCTGTTGATGGAGCAGCAGCCAGTCGCAACCGATCTGCGGGTGATTTCCGCTTCATTGAAGGTAGTTTACGATTTGGAGAGAATTGGGGAAATTGCCGCCGATATTTCTGAATTGGTCCTGAATGACCACCTATCAGTTGCCAATGACATGATCAATCTTAAGGAAATGTCACGTGCCGCGACCGAAATGGTCAACGACTCCATCACTGCCTTGGTAAAAGCAGACAAGGACTTGGCAGAAACGGTCATTCGCCGCGACGATCAAGTTGATGGCTTCTTCAACCATGCTAAGGAAACTTTGGTCAAGAGCTTCAAGGAAGATGGCAATCCAGAATACTTGCTTAACCTCTTGATGGTTGCCAAGTACTTTGAAAAGATCGGGGACCATGCGGTCAACATTGCCCGCTGGGCCAAGTTCGTGGAAACTGGCCCAGCGGGCAGATAG
- the pstB gene encoding phosphate ABC transporter ATP-binding protein PstB, whose protein sequence is MAEQEKDKFTIEKLNLYYSDFHALHDVNMHIKKNKITAFIGPSGCGKSTLLRCLNRMNDLVEGCRIEGGVKLDGEDIYKGNMDVTVLRQRVGMVFQRPNPFPMSVYDNVAYGPRIHGITDKKELDEIVETSLKQAAIWDDLKDRLKKSALGLSGGQQQRLCIARALAVKPEVLLMDEPTSALDPISTSKIEELAMQLKEKYTIVIVTHNMQQAVRISDQTGFFLLGDLVEFGDTDQIFSMPKDERTEKYITGRFG, encoded by the coding sequence ATGGCTGAACAAGAAAAAGACAAGTTTACGATTGAAAAGCTCAATCTTTACTACAGTGATTTTCACGCCTTGCATGACGTTAACATGCACATCAAGAAAAATAAGATTACAGCTTTCATCGGACCATCTGGGTGTGGTAAGTCAACCTTGTTGCGCTGCTTGAACAGAATGAACGACTTGGTTGAAGGCTGCCGGATCGAAGGCGGCGTCAAGCTTGATGGAGAAGACATCTACAAGGGCAACATGGACGTGACTGTCCTGCGTCAAAGAGTTGGCATGGTCTTCCAGCGGCCAAACCCATTCCCAATGAGCGTATACGACAACGTTGCTTACGGTCCACGGATTCACGGGATCACTGACAAGAAGGAACTGGACGAGATCGTTGAAACTTCTTTGAAGCAAGCCGCCATTTGGGATGACTTGAAGGACCGGTTAAAGAAGTCAGCCTTGGGTCTGTCAGGCGGTCAACAGCAAAGACTTTGTATCGCGCGTGCCTTGGCCGTGAAGCCAGAAGTCTTGCTGATGGACGAACCAACCTCAGCCTTGGACCCAATTTCTACCTCTAAGATCGAAGAGCTGGCCATGCAGTTGAAGGAAAAGTACACGATCGTGATCGTTACTCACAACATGCAGCAAGCCGTACGTATTTCTGATCAAACCGGCTTCTTCCTCTTAGGGGATCTGGTTGAATTTGGCGACACTGATCAAATCTTCTCTATGCCTAAGGATGAACGCACTGAAAAGTACATTACGGGGAGGTTCGGATAA
- the pstA gene encoding phosphate ABC transporter permease PstA: MNGAKKKDRFMTGLFYLIGWIMLIFLVYLTCTILFDGLKGFKPEFLGVAGNGIFNQFFNTIYLVFLSLLVSVPIGIGAGVYLAEYANKGKFLTMLEICIESLSSLPSIVIGLFGYLAFILWTGMGWNIIAGALTISILSIPLITTETNDAIQALPIEYKEGSLGLGATKSETIRKVLIPAAMPQILTGVIMAAGRGFGEAAALLYTSGQSTYVNWQNFWKVTSPTSPLNPFRAGETLSLHIWVMRTEGALNKDATQIANFTSAVLVLLALLFTLVTRHISDKMRKRNNGGN; encoded by the coding sequence ATGAACGGTGCTAAGAAAAAAGATCGCTTTATGACCGGGCTCTTCTACCTGATTGGCTGGATTATGCTGATCTTCCTGGTCTACTTGACCTGTACCATCCTTTTCGATGGTCTCAAGGGCTTTAAGCCTGAATTCTTGGGGGTAGCCGGCAACGGGATCTTCAACCAATTCTTCAACACGATTTACTTGGTATTCCTGTCACTGCTGGTCTCAGTGCCAATCGGGATCGGGGCTGGCGTCTACTTGGCCGAATATGCCAATAAGGGCAAGTTCCTGACCATGCTTGAAATCTGTATTGAATCACTTTCATCTCTGCCATCCATCGTTATCGGTTTGTTTGGCTACTTGGCTTTCATTCTGTGGACGGGGATGGGCTGGAACATCATTGCTGGTGCCTTGACGATCTCAATTCTGTCAATCCCACTGATTACCACGGAAACCAATGATGCCATCCAGGCTTTGCCGATTGAATACAAGGAAGGCTCCCTGGGCTTGGGTGCTACCAAGTCAGAAACTATCAGAAAAGTGCTGATTCCAGCAGCCATGCCGCAAATTCTGACTGGGGTCATCATGGCCGCTGGGCGTGGCTTTGGTGAAGCCGCTGCCTTGCTGTACACTTCTGGTCAATCAACTTATGTCAACTGGCAAAACTTCTGGAAGGTTACATCACCAACATCACCGCTGAACCCATTCAGAGCCGGCGAAACTCTCTCCCTGCATATCTGGGTAATGAGAACTGAAGGGGCATTGAACAAAGACGCAACGCAAATTGCCAACTTTACTTCTGCAGTCCTGGTTCTGCTCGCCCTGCTCTTTACTTTGGTAACTCGCCACATCTCAGACAAAATGCGCAAGCGCAATAATGGAGGAAACTAA
- the pstC gene encoding phosphate ABC transporter permease subunit PstC produces the protein MDKVVQKAIASDKRWRALYVFCGLLIVALTLLMGAFLLYQGSQTFIKAHHSLWEFLFTSEWAPNDKPGIFGGKVGAAIYIVGSLETCLLALLICLPFAIGSAVYMTEISPKIGEKFFRPATEIYVSIPSVVYGWFGMTKIVPLIKKIFHPTMGGFSVLAASIVLAIMIFPTITTVSADAIKSVPNSYREGAYGLGATRWQTIGKVVLPAASGGILTGVILGLARAIGEALAVAMVIGKTRAFATSLLSPTSNLTSEIAADMGNTAQGGEFNLALWTMALLLFIISIILIVLIHKLANRKED, from the coding sequence ATGGACAAAGTAGTTCAAAAAGCCATCGCAAGCGATAAGCGCTGGCGCGCCCTGTATGTCTTCTGTGGCCTGCTGATCGTCGCTTTAACCTTGCTGATGGGGGCTTTCCTCCTTTACCAAGGCAGTCAGACCTTTATCAAGGCCCACCACTCACTCTGGGAGTTCTTATTCACGAGTGAATGGGCACCAAATGACAAGCCTGGAATTTTTGGTGGTAAGGTCGGTGCAGCAATTTACATTGTCGGTTCTCTTGAAACCTGTTTGCTGGCACTGCTTATCTGCTTGCCATTTGCAATCGGGTCAGCAGTCTACATGACCGAAATTTCACCAAAGATCGGTGAAAAGTTCTTCCGGCCGGCAACGGAAATTTATGTAAGTATTCCATCAGTTGTTTACGGTTGGTTTGGGATGACCAAGATCGTTCCCTTGATCAAGAAGATTTTCCACCCAACCATGGGCGGGTTCTCAGTCTTGGCCGCTTCAATCGTGCTGGCAATTATGATCTTCCCAACGATTACCACGGTTTCGGCTGACGCGATCAAGTCCGTGCCTAATAGCTACCGCGAAGGGGCATATGGCTTGGGTGCCACGCGCTGGCAAACGATTGGCAAGGTTGTCCTGCCAGCTGCTTCTGGCGGGATTTTGACCGGGGTTATCCTGGGCTTGGCCCGAGCAATCGGTGAAGCGCTGGCCGTTGCCATGGTTATCGGTAAGACGCGTGCTTTCGCAACCAGTCTGCTTTCGCCAACCAGCAACCTGACAAGCGAAATCGCGGCCGACATGGGCAACACCGCCCAAGGCGGTGAATTCAACCTGGCCCTGTGGACCATGGCCTTGCTGTTGTTCATCATCTCAATCATCCTGATTGTCTTGATCCACAAGCTTGCAAACAGAAAGGAAGACTAA
- a CDS encoding phosphate ABC transporter substrate-binding protein, translated as MSSKKTKVVAVALVLSAIVTGCVIGSSKADTKGVSGTVNVAGSSALLPLVQSAAKSFMDTNPNCVVNTNGGGSGQGLQQVSDGTIDIGDSDLFADEKLDKKSAAKLVDHQVAVTAIAPVINKDAGVTNLTTKQLIDVFTGKVTNWKQVGGNDVKIVLVSRPSSSGTRATFEQYALKGHASLSNASLETDDSGTLIQMIQSVEGSIGYVALSYLTGNPEVGVVSIDGVKPNLTNVYNGKYNVWSYEHMYTKGQPKGAAKAFLKSMMSKEYGKKIEAMGYGVAYKLSDKAKATRKVTK; from the coding sequence ATGTCGAGCAAGAAAACTAAAGTAGTCGCAGTCGCTCTGGTTTTGTCAGCTATTGTTACAGGATGTGTGATTGGCAGTTCTAAAGCAGATACCAAGGGAGTATCCGGTACGGTCAACGTGGCAGGCTCTTCAGCCTTACTGCCACTCGTACAAAGCGCAGCAAAGAGCTTCATGGATACCAACCCAAACTGCGTGGTTAACACCAACGGTGGTGGGTCCGGCCAGGGGCTGCAGCAGGTCTCTGACGGGACGATTGATATCGGTGACTCTGACCTGTTTGCCGATGAAAAGCTAGACAAGAAGTCAGCCGCTAAGCTGGTTGACCACCAGGTTGCCGTTACGGCGATCGCTCCAGTCATTAACAAAGACGCTGGGGTGACCAACCTGACCACCAAGCAGCTGATTGATGTTTTTACTGGCAAGGTAACCAACTGGAAGCAAGTAGGCGGCAATGACGTCAAGATCGTTCTGGTTAGCCGTCCATCTTCATCCGGTACTAGAGCTACCTTTGAACAGTATGCCTTAAAGGGGCACGCCAGCCTCTCTAATGCCTCGCTTGAAACCGATGACTCTGGTACTTTGATTCAAATGATCCAAAGCGTAGAGGGTTCAATTGGCTATGTTGCCCTGTCATACTTGACTGGGAATCCAGAAGTTGGCGTTGTCTCAATCGATGGGGTCAAGCCAAACCTGACTAATGTCTACAATGGCAAGTACAATGTGTGGAGCTATGAGCACATGTACACCAAAGGTCAGCCCAAGGGCGCTGCCAAAGCCTTCTTGAAGTCAATGATGAGCAAGGAATACGGCAAGAAGATCGAAGCTATGGGTTACGGCGTTGCCTACAAGCTGTCTGACAAGGCGAAGGCTACCCGCAAGGTAACCAAGTAG